TTTCAGCACCTCAGTGCCGTAGTCGCAGGAAGGGAAGCCTGCTATGGCAAGGGCGGTATAAGGTATGCCTCCCATGGCATAGACGTCACTCAGGGAATTTGCCGAGCTTATGGCCCCGAAAGTATAGGGGTCGTTGACAAGAGGGGTTATAACGTCCACGGTTTCAACGAGGGCAAGCCCTTTTTTGAGCATAAAGACCCCTGCGTCGTCACCGGGAGGTATGATTACCCGCTCATCCTCCGGTGGCGTAATGCCCGAGATTATCGCTTCCAGGTCACCCGGACCCAGCTTCCCGGCTCAGCCCGCTGCTTTTACTTTCTCTGTCAGTTTCCAGTCCATAGAAGCTTTTAATTTAATATAAATTCTCATGAAAAAGCCAATCAGGAGAGTTCTTCTGCTGTTCTGTTTTTACTAAAAAGATCGGGGTTTTGATAATATACATGAGTCATGTATGTTTATCTGAATGGTGAGTATATTCAGGAATCCGAGGCACGGGTATCCGTCTTTGACCGGGGCTTCCTTTACGGAGATGGTCTTTTTGAGACCATGAGGGCTTATGAGGGGCATATATTCCGACTCAATCAACACCTGCAGAGACTTTTTAAGGGGCTTGAGGTGCTTCACATAAGGAATGCCTGGACCGACAGTGCCCTGACACCTGTGCTCTACAGGCTGCTGGAACTTAATAAACTCAAGGATGCCTATATAAGATTGACGGTCAGCAGGGGGGTGGGGGGCAGGGGCATAGAGATTGCGGGTTGTGACAGTCCCACCATAGTTATTACTGCAAAAGAGTTTATGCCCTATCCCGAGACCCTCTACAGGGATGGCGTAAGAGCGTGTATTTCTGAAGAGAGGATGAATTGCAGAAGCTCAATTGATTCTCGGGTGAAATCCCTTAATTTTCTGAATAATATACTTGTCAGGATGGAGGCGACCGGGAGAGGTGTCTTTGAGGCTATAATGCTCAACCACGAGGGGTATCTGGCCGAAGGGACTGTAAGCAATCTCTTCTTTGTTTCCAAAGGCATACTTTGCACACCATCCCTTGAGGCCGGGATATTAGATGGTATTACAAGACAGGCTGTGCTTGAGATAGTTGCAGAGAAGGGCATTGCGGTGGAAGAGGGCCTGTTTTCAATCAGGGAACTTCACCGGGCAGAAGAGGTCTTTCTTACGAATTCCCTGTTAGAGATTATGCCGATATCGGAGATTGATGGCAGGATGTATGGCAGGGGCAGGATTACAGAGGAGCTCATGAATGCCTATAAGGAGCGGGTGAATGAAGAGATATCTGCCGGATGAGATTAAGAAAGAAAAACTGTTGCGGGTTGCGGGTTGAGAAAGAAAAAAGATGTTGCGAGTTGCGGGTTGCGGGTTAAAACGACGAATAGCTTGAAACATTAACGGGTTATCTCCATTCATTTTCCACATATCGAGTGAATCTGTTTATCTTGCTGCCCAATTCATCATAATCATCAAGCAGGAATTGTATTTCTTTCTTATCAACTTCATGTGTGTCCTTAATGAAATTCAGGTGGAGTATAGTCTCGTCACATGAAGCGTGGGCATAAATCAGAAACTTAATAAAGTCTGCTTTATATCTATTTCGTCCATATCCTTCTACGATACAAGAAGTAATTCCTTTTGAAGACCTCCGTATCTGGCTCCCTTCTTCGTATAACTCATATTTTGGAAGTTTTAATGACATTTCGTGAACTTTGGTAGCCAGAGCATATGATATTCTATAAATTTCCAGGTCTTTATAATTCTTCATTATCCCTCATCTCTTTGAACCCGCAACATCTTTTCTTTCTTAACTCGCAACCCGCAACTCGCAACAGTTTTTATTCTTAACCCGCAACATCTTTTTCTTTAAACCGGTATCCTGAAATATAAAACCACTCCCAGTGCCAGGAAGATTACGGGTACTATCCAGGCTGAGACCATGGGCGGTAGCCCCCCTGCATACCCGAGCGACAGTGATAGTGTGTATATAACCCAGTAAGCAAGACTTATGAGTATGCCGGCTCCTGCGCTTACCATCCCTTTGCCTTTTCTGCTCTTTAGCGACAGGAATATACCTATCATGACCATGAAGAGGTTTGCAAGAGGGTAAGAGAGTCGTGACTGAATATCCACCTTCAGCTTTGTGTTCATGTAGCCGGCGTCTTCCAATCTTTTTTCATGTCTTATGAGCTCCATGACGCTCATCTCCGAGAGCCGGTTTTTTTCTCTCTCAATAATCTCTGTTTCTCCAACCCCTTTGAGGAGTTTTTCAGGCATATACCGGACTGTGTTCCTGTTCAGGTCAAACTCCCTGACCTCCTGGAGTCTCCAGTCCTGTCCTGACCACACGCCCTTTTCCGCCTCAATCCTCTTTGTCAGTCTCCCATCATGCAGGTAGAATACGGATATGCCGTAAAGTTCCATCTCCTGTGGCACAAACAATTTTGCCCTTACCAGAAGACCGTTTTTTGCCCTGATCCAGATGTTGCCTTCCTGATAGGAGATGTTTTTCCCCCCTTTAAGTGAATAAATTATATCGTTTGATTTCCTCAGTGATGCCGGGGCTATGAATTCCGCAATAACAAAGTCAATTGTCACCAGGAGGACGCCGGCAATTATAAAGGGTATAAAAAAACGCCTCAGGTTAATACCTGCTGCCTTTATTGCTGTGATCTCGTTTCTCCTTGATGCAGAGCTTATAACAAAGATGCTGCATAGAAGGGCTGCCATGGGCAACAGGTACCTCAGGTATTCGGGGATTTTTAAGGCCCCCAGGAGTATCAGGGTTTCGGTTGTCTGTCTGTAAGGCATTAGTTCATCAATTCTTTCAACAATGAATATTACTGAAAAGACGGCAGAGAGCATGCATGAGACGATCAGCAGCAGCACGCCGAATTCCCTGATATAAAGTCTTTGCAGCCTGTTCAATCTCTCCTCCTTTTTAAATTGATAGGAAATTAAGTTTTCATTCTTCTCTTCTGTACAGCAAAACTGCAACAGCCGTAAGCATCACAAATGGTATCCAGCAGGCAAGATGATGGAGTTTGCCTGCCCTGACGAGATTTTCAAAGTACAGCAGTGCTACGTAATAGATTGTAAAGACCAGAAGGCCGATTATGAAGCCCCCCGTCTTTCCCGTTTTTCCGGCCCTCAGCGAAAGTGCAGGGGCAAGGAATGCAAGCGCTATGATAAGGGCCGGGAAGCTTAGTCTCCTGTGGAACTCAATAAAGTAGCCTGCGCTGTTTGTCTTTTCTGTAACAGCTTTTTTGTACAGCTCCGGGAGGGTCATCTCACTTTTCTTCCTGTTT
This genomic interval from Nitrospirota bacterium contains the following:
- the pabC gene encoding aminodeoxychorismate lyase, which encodes MYVYLNGEYIQESEARVSVFDRGFLYGDGLFETMRAYEGHIFRLNQHLQRLFKGLEVLHIRNAWTDSALTPVLYRLLELNKLKDAYIRLTVSRGVGGRGIEIAGCDSPTIVITAKEFMPYPETLYRDGVRACISEERMNCRSSIDSRVKSLNFLNNILVRMEATGRGVFEAIMLNHEGYLAEGTVSNLFFVSKGILCTPSLEAGILDGITRQAVLEIVAEKGIAVEEGLFSIRELHRAEEVFLTNSLLEIMPISEIDGRMYGRGRITEELMNAYKERVNEEISAG
- a CDS encoding four helix bundle protein, producing the protein MKNYKDLEIYRISYALATKVHEMSLKLPKYELYEEGSQIRRSSKGITSCIVEGYGRNRYKADFIKFLIYAHASCDETILHLNFIKDTHEVDKKEIQFLLDDYDELGSKINRFTRYVENEWR
- a CDS encoding LptF/LptG family permease: MNRLQRLYIREFGVLLLIVSCMLSAVFSVIFIVERIDELMPYRQTTETLILLGALKIPEYLRYLLPMAALLCSIFVISSASRRNEITAIKAAGINLRRFFIPFIIAGVLLVTIDFVIAEFIAPASLRKSNDIIYSLKGGKNISYQEGNIWIRAKNGLLVRAKLFVPQEMELYGISVFYLHDGRLTKRIEAEKGVWSGQDWRLQEVREFDLNRNTVRYMPEKLLKGVGETEIIEREKNRLSEMSVMELIRHEKRLEDAGYMNTKLKVDIQSRLSYPLANLFMVMIGIFLSLKSRKGKGMVSAGAGILISLAYWVIYTLSLSLGYAGGLPPMVSAWIVPVIFLALGVVLYFRIPV